In Caldisericia bacterium, a genomic segment contains:
- a CDS encoding HIT domain-containing protein, which translates to MVNFCPFCEPEKERVIFDSKFSYALLDIFPVTKGHTLIIPKRHILKVEELNHDEILDIFISFKHVKYALEKLLKPDGFNFGLNLGEASGQSIMHLHFHLIPRYFGDTKFIDGGIRKVVMNFIDFEIKELKSKWVENRLSNYEIEKLKELINF; encoded by the coding sequence ATGGTAAACTTTTGTCCTTTTTGTGAACCTGAAAAAGAGAGAGTTATATTTGATAGCAAATTTTCTTATGCTCTTCTTGATATTTTTCCTGTGACAAAGGGACATACATTAATTATTCCAAAAAGACACATTTTAAAAGTTGAAGAACTTAACCATGATGAGATTTTAGATATCTTTATTTCTTTTAAGCATGTTAAATATGCTCTTGAAAAACTTTTAAAACCAGATGGATTTAATTTTGGATTAAATCTTGGTGAAGCAAGTGGTCAATCAATTATGCATCTTCATTTTCATTTGATTCCAAGATATTTTGGTGACACAAAATTTATAGACGGGGGAATAAGGAAAGTAGTTATGAATTTTATTGATTTTGAAATAAAAGAATTAAAGTCAAAATGGGTTGAAAATAGATTAAGCAATTATGAGATAGAAAAACTAAAGGAATTAATTAATTTTTAA
- a CDS encoding DUF362 domain-containing protein produces MAEVLFASLRAESEERSFLKKIKILASKLTKEIKNGDLVAIKVHFGELGNHGYLRPIFVRQVVDLVKDLGGKPFLTDTNTLYRGSRSNAIDHINTAIYNGFSYASMGCPIVIADGIRGQYFYEIEVNLKHFKKVKIGGAIIDSDYLIVLTHFKGHMSAGFGGSIKNVAMGCASRAGKQMQHADFKPPFVIEKCIGCGKCRDHCPENAIVIINKKASFDYSKCIGCGECVTVCPTGAIKTSWGSSSELLEEKMVEFAYGVKKFFEDRIAFLNFVMDVSPDCDCLPWHDENIIKDIGLFGSKDIVSVDQASFDAVKSAQALKVESLGYKSLENEDKFFHIHKISGLRQLEYGEEIGLGERKYNIKEI; encoded by the coding sequence ATGGCTGAAGTTTTATTTGCATCTCTTAGAGCAGAAAGTGAAGAGAGGTCTTTTTTAAAAAAGATTAAAATTTTAGCATCAAAACTTACGAAAGAGATTAAAAATGGAGATCTTGTCGCAATTAAAGTTCATTTTGGAGAATTAGGAAATCATGGTTATCTTAGACCTATATTTGTAAGACAGGTAGTAGATCTTGTTAAAGATTTAGGAGGTAAACCCTTTTTAACAGATACTAACACTCTTTATAGAGGATCAAGATCAAACGCTATAGATCATATTAATACCGCAATTTATAATGGTTTTTCATATGCCTCAATGGGATGTCCAATTGTTATTGCAGATGGTATAAGAGGTCAATATTTTTATGAAATTGAGGTTAACTTAAAACATTTTAAAAAAGTGAAAATTGGTGGTGCAATTATTGATTCTGATTATCTTATTGTTTTAACTCATTTTAAAGGACATATGTCAGCAGGATTTGGTGGAAGCATTAAAAATGTTGCCATGGGTTGTGCATCAAGAGCAGGAAAACAGATGCAACATGCAGATTTTAAACCACCATTTGTTATTGAAAAATGTATTGGTTGTGGTAAATGTAGAGATCATTGTCCTGAAAATGCTATTGTTATTATAAATAAAAAAGCAAGTTTTGATTATTCAAAATGTATTGGGTGTGGAGAATGCGTTACTGTTTGTCCTACTGGAGCAATTAAAACATCTTGGGGTAGTTCAAGTGAACTTCTTGAGGAAAAGATGGTTGAATTTGCTTATGGAGTTAAAAAGTTTTTTGAAGATAGAATAGCATTTTTAAATTTTGTTATGGATGTATCTCCAGACTGTGATTGTCTTCCTTGGCATGATGAAAATATTATAAAAGATATAGGACTTTTTGGTTCAAAAGATATTGTTTCAGTTGATCAAGCATCATTCGATGCTGTTAAAAGCGCTCAAGCACTTAAAGTTGAATCTCTTGGCTATAAATCTTTAGAAAATGAAGATAAATTTTTCCACATTCATAAAATTTCTGGATTAAGACAACTCGAATATGGAGAAGAGATTGGTTTGGGAGAAAGAAAGTATAATATAAAGGAGATTTAA
- a CDS encoding ribonuclease J, producing the protein MNLEELSNEFVKITFLGGLNEIGKNMIVFEDNETAFILDAGFKFPEIEMYGVEYVIPNLSYIEKIKNKLKGIVISHGHLDHIGSLKYVFEKVRVPIYGTKLSLGLASTVIPGKFKPYEEVEIKPNEKFKIGNFTLEGVYVNHSIPDGLGFLIENPYSGRIFHTGDFKIDTTPIDGKAIDLQKLGQIGHEGVLLILSDSTNATKEGFTGSERIVGERLLDLFRKIKGRIIITTFSTNIHRIQQIFDISFKLNKKVYVDGKSFVNIITIAKKLGYLNIPNDLTVSIDELPLIPEEKLVILTTGSQGEPLSGLTRLANSTHDKIKILPKDTVIISAHPIPGNEEYVNKIINSLFNLNAEVIYREEDGVHVSGHASSEELKIMLQLIKPEYFVPIHGEARHLYAHKKIAKDIGLSEDKIFIVENGDTLIVTKNKVRRGKKEETYDLLIDGLGLESEESEVLKDRKVLAKEGIVVIGLLIQKGKIKDISLFSRGFFNGVEFNKITKDAKERIEAIYNSNHSYSKEILERDIQGALSSFFYEKTRRKPIIIPLIFEEN; encoded by the coding sequence ATGAATTTAGAAGAATTATCCAATGAATTTGTTAAAATCACATTTTTAGGGGGTTTAAATGAGATTGGTAAAAATATGATAGTTTTTGAAGATAATGAGACTGCTTTTATTTTAGATGCTGGTTTTAAATTTCCTGAAATTGAAATGTATGGTGTTGAATATGTTATTCCAAATTTATCATACATTGAGAAAATAAAAAATAAGTTAAAAGGAATTGTAATTTCTCATGGACATCTCGATCACATTGGTTCATTAAAATATGTTTTTGAAAAAGTTAGAGTTCCTATTTATGGCACGAAACTATCTCTTGGTCTTGCTTCAACTGTTATTCCAGGGAAGTTTAAGCCATATGAAGAAGTTGAAATAAAGCCAAATGAAAAATTTAAAATTGGAAATTTTACACTCGAAGGTGTTTATGTAAATCACTCGATTCCAGATGGACTTGGATTTTTAATTGAAAATCCATATTCTGGAAGAATTTTCCACACAGGTGATTTTAAGATTGATACAACACCAATAGATGGAAAAGCAATTGATCTTCAAAAATTGGGTCAAATTGGACATGAGGGAGTGCTACTCATTCTTTCAGATTCTACAAACGCAACAAAAGAAGGTTTCACAGGTTCTGAGAGAATTGTTGGAGAAAGACTTCTTGATCTTTTTAGAAAAATAAAAGGAAGAATTATAATTACAACATTTTCTACAAATATTCATAGAATACAACAAATTTTTGATATATCATTTAAATTAAATAAAAAAGTTTATGTTGATGGAAAGAGTTTTGTAAATATTATAACAATTGCAAAAAAACTTGGCTATTTAAATATTCCAAACGATCTTACAGTTTCAATCGATGAACTACCTCTCATTCCTGAAGAAAAACTTGTAATTTTAACAACTGGAAGTCAAGGAGAGCCACTTTCTGGTTTAACTCGTCTTGCAAATTCAACACATGATAAAATAAAAATTCTTCCAAAAGACACAGTAATTATTTCTGCTCATCCAATTCCTGGTAATGAGGAGTATGTTAATAAAATTATAAACTCACTTTTTAATTTAAATGCTGAAGTAATTTATAGAGAAGAAGACGGAGTTCATGTTTCTGGACATGCTTCAAGTGAAGAATTAAAAATTATGCTACAACTCATAAAACCAGAATATTTTGTTCCAATTCATGGTGAGGCAAGACATCTTTATGCTCATAAAAAAATTGCAAAAGATATTGGATTGAGCGAAGATAAAATTTTTATTGTTGAAAATGGGGATACTCTTATTGTTACAAAAAATAAAGTAAGAAGAGGAAAAAAAGAAGAAACTTATGATTTATTAATTGATGGTCTTGGTCTTGAATCTGAAGAAAGTGAAGTTTTAAAAGATAGAAAAGTTTTAGCAAAAGAGGGAATAGTTGTAATTGGTTTACTCATTCAAAAAGGAAAGATAAAAGATATAAGCCTATTTTCAAGAGGATTCTTTAATGGAGTTGAATTTAATAAAATTACTAAAGACGCAAAAGAGAGAATTGAAGCAATTTATAATTCAAATCACTCTTATTCAAAAGAGATTTTAGAAAGAGATATTCAAGGAGCCCTCTCCTCATTCTTTTATGAAAAAACAAGAAGAAAACCAATAATAATTCCTTTAATTTTTGAAGAAAATTAA
- a CDS encoding pitrilysin family protein: MDESLVKVEPLFNGSTLIYQKGENFPSFSLFILVPAGSIYESENTNGYSHFIEHLVFKGTQRRDSKQISIEVEGIGCDMNAFTSSEYTGYYIRGRDKSFEKASDVLLDIIQNPIFPPNEIEKEKNVVIEEYNSIEDSPEELSLIELKKAMWGNSTFSYDVIGKVENIKNSTRDSLLSFFKDFYHPKNIIISFYGNLDFDYVKKKIEEKLRRFDYEKKINFLEEPKFISDIKVRHKDIKQVYVHMGFKSTSVLAKEYPTQIVLINTLGGGMSSRLFQRIREDMGLVYSIYSFNLSYKQTGAGVIYFATSKNNLQKVLYEIKNEFETIRKESFKDEEIERSKEFLIGNLLLKLENSLAKSERNGVNFFRKGYVERIEDTIDKIQKVNKDNLMEEFYKLEFEKFSFGVCGDITEDEFRRIIQ; encoded by the coding sequence ATGGATGAAAGTTTAGTAAAGGTTGAGCCACTATTTAATGGCTCAACATTAATTTATCAAAAAGGAGAAAATTTCCCATCTTTCTCTCTTTTTATTTTGGTACCTGCTGGTTCTATTTATGAAAGTGAGAATACTAATGGTTATTCTCACTTTATAGAACACCTTGTTTTTAAAGGTACACAAAGAAGAGATTCAAAACAGATTTCAATTGAAGTTGAAGGAATAGGTTGTGATATGAATGCATTTACTTCGAGTGAATATACCGGATATTACATAAGAGGAAGAGATAAAAGTTTTGAAAAGGCAAGTGATGTACTTTTAGATATAATTCAAAATCCAATATTTCCACCCAATGAGATTGAGAAAGAAAAAAATGTTGTAATTGAAGAATATAACTCAATTGAAGATTCGCCAGAAGAACTTTCTTTAATTGAACTTAAAAAAGCAATGTGGGGTAATTCTACTTTTTCTTATGATGTGATAGGGAAAGTTGAAAATATAAAAAATTCAACAAGAGACTCCTTGCTATCATTTTTTAAAGATTTTTATCATCCCAAAAACATAATAATCTCTTTTTATGGAAATTTAGATTTTGATTATGTCAAAAAGAAAATAGAAGAGAAATTAAGAAGATTTGATTATGAGAAAAAGATAAATTTTCTCGAAGAACCTAAATTTATAAGTGATATTAAAGTAAGACATAAAGATATAAAACAAGTTTATGTTCATATGGGATTTAAATCAACATCTGTTTTGGCAAAAGAGTATCCTACACAAATTGTCTTAATTAACACTCTTGGTGGAGGTATGTCATCAAGATTATTTCAAAGAATAAGAGAGGATATGGGTCTTGTTTATTCAATATACTCTTTTAATCTTTCATACAAACAAACTGGTGCTGGTGTTATCTATTTTGCAACAAGTAAAAATAACCTTCAGAAAGTTTTATATGAAATAAAAAATGAATTTGAAACAATTAGAAAGGAATCATTTAAAGATGAAGAGATAGAAAGGAGTAAAGAGTTCTTAATTGGAAATCTTTTACTTAAACTTGAAAATTCCTTAGCAAAAAGTGAAAGAAATGGAGTTAATTTCTTTAGAAAAGGCTATGTTGAGAGAATAGAGGATACAATAGATAAAATTCAAAAAGTTAATAAAGATAATTTAATGGAAGAATTTTATAAACTTGAATTTGAAAAATTTAGTTTTGGAGTTTGTGGAGATATTACAGAAGATGAATTTAGAAGAATTATCCAATGA